acattccattcccagggtcaggcaggagacagtggccttcctctatctcaactgcaacaggctttcctcttttactaatccacctcagcacagacccttcatggGTGTCGGACTGGGGAacggtcaggtctttcccatcccacgaagccatatctcaggctatcacatggggagaaaccttggacgaTACCTGGCTTTccagggcagaggtccctgtggctTTTCACAGTACATTGTGCCCCTGGTTTATCCAGACTGGAGAAcggcgatgacttttaccaagcatactacctgtaaacattttgttagcaaggcacatcctgcatggccctagatcccttaaaccttgattccatacaACACAGGTTTCTGTGAGCTCAAGGTTGGGGcaaagttacagattaacagcatctcagggCAAAGCAATTGTTCAGGGTAAaggtcaaaatggagtttcttatgttttccctttctacatagacacgatagcagtctgatctctctttctttttcctacatGACGTAGATGAGAAAATTTCCCATTAAGACTGTCAAGATGAATGTCCCCAGGATGAGCCATGTATCTGGTAGGCTAGAGGAAGACCTGTGGATATCTGAAGCATTTACTGGTGacactaaacaacaacaacaacaaagcacaAGCCCTGTGACACCTAAAAATACGCTTTCCTCAGCCCCTGCTTTCCCCAGGAACACATGGTGCCCCACATAATCACTGGCTCATGTGACAGCCACTCCACCAGACCCTGGGCCATGAAGATGAATGATGTTGTGCCTTGTCCTTATGGAGCTCAGATTTCTGCTGAGAGAGGTGGCAAATGTCCATCTGATTATCACACAATTTCAGATGATTACTGTAGTTAGAACTGTTTGGAGGATGACACAATGGGTCTTGCTCAATTCTGTGTGGGGAATTTCTTAAGAAGTGGCATTAGACCTGGTGGAAGGGTAATTATAATAAAGGAAGAGAAGGCCTGGATGTTTGCAATGACGCAGATAGACTTGGGACCATTTAGTGGTGGGTCATTGGTGACTGGATCATTGGTTAATGGGAAGGGGTTTCTATACTGAGGAAGAAACAGTGGAAAATGGGATGGGAAAGGGAGGATGGTGGGAAATCCTCATGGCCGTCACTGGCTCTCCAGTCAAGAAGCCCACGGAGAAGTCAATCAAATTTTCTATTGCACACACACTGACACTCACACAGGGAAGGCTTTTGACCTTTAAAGGGAGCTGCCTCATTCTCCCTCCCGGCTCAGTTACCTGTCGGTTCTGGCATCGCCTCCCAGTGCCCTGAGAATTCCCTGAGCCAGTGATCACAGTCTCCCACTGACAGCTTCCTGAAATACTTTTCCAGCCCTCTGTCTTTCTTCCATGTCTCCTTGATCTTGCAGGCTTCATGATTAATTACTGTCCAGGTCATGTTCATTGCGTCAAAGAGGAGGCATTTCTCTCCATTGATGCCGAACTGCCAGGATGCACCAGTGCATCGTTCTGCTTCACGTTGACAAAGCATCTCGACCTGCAGAGTGGAAGGACCTGCAATCCAGGCACAAAGCCATCATCCTCCACTCTTGAGAGGTCCATCGTCTTCCAATAGGTCAAGTGTTTCTCTGAATATTTAGGGGCCTGTATTCTTTCTGCCCGGACTTGCCCTTTCCTGCCCATTGGGTCCCCTGTGTCTCTATGGTTGGGCCAACGATCAATACACAAATACACCTAAAGACCCTCCCCACCTgtgctcttccctcccctctcttgctGCCTGCCTCCGTTTCCCCACCCCATTCCACACTTACCACTGGTCTTTATCTGGGGTTTGACGTCAAGAAGGAGCATCCTGAGGTCTCGGCCCACTTCTCTCAGTGTTTGGGTCAATTCTCCCCATGTGCTGGTGGCATTTACCTTCTTCCCCAGGAGACCCAGAGGCTTGACCATGTTGCTGTCACTGTCGTACTGAAGGAAAAGATTTTTATTCATGAAGACCTGTGCTTCACACCAGGGCTGTCCAGGTCTGGACCATGATTTTATAGTGAAGTTGAAGCAAAGAGAGTGAGCACCTGTGAGAGAAAGATGCAGGTGAGGTCCAGGACAGGGGAAGAGGCCCATTAGAACCTGTGCTTCTGTGACCCAAGACTCCCTGGACCAGGCCAGGCTGGCAGAGGGGGCAGTTCCATCCCAGACTCCCTGAACCCTCCGGATCCCTGCTCCCATCTCCCCCTGACTGTCTGGGGTGAGATACTTGATATTACCGGGGACCCCTGGGGTGTACTTAGTGTTAATGGTGTTAACAGGAGGATTCATGTCACAAATACTTTTAGCAACATCTACCAAGTTCCGAGGCAC
This genomic stretch from Chlorocebus sabaeus isolate Y175 chromosome 13, mChlSab1.0.hap1, whole genome shotgun sequence harbors:
- the LOC103240133 gene encoding retinoic acid early transcript 1E-like isoform X2, which codes for MPSFLPVTLHNVPRMPLTCSPVRLLLLLLLLLTALEIMVDECAHSLCFNFTIKSWSRPGQPWCEAQVFMNKNLFLQYDSDSNMVKPLGLLGKKVNATSTWGELTQTLREVGRDLRMLLLDVKPQIKTSGPSTLQVEMLCQREAERCTGASWQFGINGEKCLLFDAMNMTWTVINHEACKIKETWKKDRGLEKYFRKLSVGDCDHWLREFSGHWEAMPEPTVSPVNASDIHRSSSSLPDTWLILGTFILTVLMGNFLIYVM
- the LOC103240133 gene encoding retinoic acid early transcript 1E-like isoform X1, translated to MNPPVNTINTKYTPGVPGNIKYLTPDSQGEMGAGIRRVQGVWDGTAPSASLAWSRESWVTEAQVLMGLFPCPGPHLHLSLTGAHSLCFNFTIKSWSRPGQPWCEAQVFMNKNLFLQYDSDSNMVKPLGLLGKKVNATSTWGELTQTLREVGRDLRMLLLDVKPQIKTSGPSTLQVEMLCQREAERCTGASWQFGINGEKCLLFDAMNMTWTVINHEACKIKETWKKDRGLEKYFRKLSVGDCDHWLREFSGHWEAMPEPTGN